In Acaryochloris marina S15, a single genomic region encodes these proteins:
- a CDS encoding circularly permuted type 2 ATP-grasp protein produces the protein MRFDTYDPEHFYDELFQSGQTPRPQGQVLVDKIHGLPEGELLQRQRAAQEALFKLGATFNVYGETEGTERIFPFDVIPRVISAQDWTFLEQGLKQRIHALNLFIDDIYNDQKILKDKVIPEELILSAKGYLSPCIGLKPAKDVWCHITGTDLVRDNDGQWYVLEDNLRCPSGISYVLENRQVMKSTFPQIFKEIPIQPVDEYPSRLLATLIHLSPNTISSPTVVVLTPGIYNSAYFEHSYLAQQMGIELVEGRDLVVVDGYLQMQTTKGLQQVDVIYRRLDDDFMDPTAFRPDSHLGIPGLMEVYRAGRVAIANAPGTGIADDKVIYAYVPDMIKYYLGEDPILANVPTYLCWEDQQLKHVLANLDQLVVKAANESGGYGMLIGTQSTEAERQEFAQRIRANPRNYIAQPTLCLSRVPTILGEEFSGCHVDLRPYILYGQDIYVHPGGLTRVALKKGSLVVNSSQGGGSKDTWVLCPEENA, from the coding sequence TTGCGATTTGATACTTATGACCCTGAGCATTTCTATGATGAGCTTTTCCAGAGTGGACAAACTCCTCGTCCCCAAGGACAAGTTCTGGTAGACAAAATTCATGGTTTGCCTGAGGGAGAACTATTACAACGTCAACGGGCTGCTCAGGAGGCGTTGTTCAAGCTAGGGGCAACATTCAATGTCTATGGTGAAACGGAAGGAACTGAGCGGATTTTCCCGTTTGATGTGATTCCGAGGGTCATTTCTGCTCAAGATTGGACGTTCTTAGAGCAGGGCCTAAAGCAGCGTATTCATGCTCTCAATTTGTTTATTGATGATATTTACAACGACCAGAAGATTCTGAAGGATAAGGTCATTCCTGAGGAGCTGATCCTGTCTGCCAAGGGATATTTGTCGCCTTGCATCGGTCTAAAACCGGCCAAGGACGTTTGGTGCCATATTACGGGCACTGACTTAGTCCGAGACAATGATGGTCAATGGTACGTGCTGGAAGATAACTTGCGCTGCCCATCTGGAATTTCCTATGTCCTCGAAAATCGGCAGGTGATGAAAAGTACCTTCCCTCAAATTTTCAAAGAAATTCCAATTCAGCCAGTGGATGAGTACCCTAGCCGCTTATTGGCGACTTTGATCCACTTGTCACCGAACACCATTAGCAGCCCAACCGTCGTCGTCCTCACGCCTGGTATTTATAACTCTGCTTACTTTGAACATTCCTATCTTGCTCAGCAGATGGGGATTGAGCTGGTGGAAGGGCGCGATTTAGTTGTGGTGGATGGCTATCTGCAAATGCAGACGACCAAGGGGTTACAGCAGGTAGACGTTATTTATCGTCGCCTGGATGATGATTTTATGGACCCCACTGCCTTTCGGCCTGATTCTCACTTGGGGATACCGGGATTGATGGAGGTGTATCGGGCGGGACGAGTTGCGATCGCAAATGCCCCTGGAACCGGTATTGCTGATGATAAAGTCATCTATGCCTACGTCCCGGACATGATCAAATACTATTTAGGTGAAGATCCAATTCTGGCCAATGTCCCCACCTACTTATGCTGGGAGGACCAACAGCTCAAGCATGTTCTTGCCAACCTCGATCAGCTAGTGGTCAAGGCTGCGAATGAATCTGGGGGATATGGCATGCTGATTGGCACCCAATCCACCGAGGCAGAACGCCAGGAGTTTGCCCAGCGTATTCGTGCCAATCCTCGCAACTACATTGCGCAACCAACCCTTTGTCTTTCCAGAGTCCCGACCATCTTGGGAGAGGAATTTTCTGGATGTCATGTTGATTTGCGCCCCTATATCCTCTACGGCCAGGACATTTATGTCCATCCAGGAGGATTAACAAGAGTGGCCTTAAAGAAAGGATCACTCGTCGTGAATTCGTCACAAGGTGGGGGCTCTAAAGATACATGGGTACTATGCCCGGAGGAAAATGCTTAG
- a CDS encoding transglutaminase family protein, translated as MHFTIVHATTYTYPQAAELGPHLLRLRPRSMGEQQVSNFDLQIVPEPMGLNQALDAEGNTVMRCWWPETPLTTLQVTATSEVITTCTNPFNYLLDSWATHFPVDYPSSLKAILYPYLYSDLDAVATQLAQEIAMAVDSNVINFLTQLNLQINQSCQYQTRETGQPQPPWLTWQQKQGTCRDFVWLFMAACRGMGLATRFVSGYEAGEPSQEQTLHAWAEVYLPGAGWRGYDPTMGLVVCDRHVAVMVSAWPQQTQPISGSLRGGNSSPIPTYRVSVHSQ; from the coding sequence GTGCATTTTACGATTGTTCATGCCACGACCTATACCTATCCTCAGGCCGCCGAATTGGGGCCACATCTTTTGCGGCTTCGTCCTCGGAGTATGGGGGAGCAGCAGGTCTCCAATTTTGATCTGCAGATTGTGCCTGAGCCGATGGGGTTAAACCAGGCTTTAGATGCGGAAGGGAATACGGTGATGCGTTGCTGGTGGCCAGAAACCCCATTGACCACGCTGCAAGTGACCGCAACATCCGAGGTGATAACGACTTGCACCAACCCCTTTAACTATTTATTGGACTCCTGGGCAACGCACTTTCCCGTTGACTATCCCAGTTCCCTTAAGGCCATTCTGTATCCCTATCTCTACTCTGATTTAGATGCGGTTGCTACCCAGCTTGCTCAGGAGATTGCAATGGCGGTAGATAGCAATGTGATCAACTTCCTGACCCAACTTAATTTACAAATTAATCAATCTTGCCAATACCAAACCCGAGAAACGGGGCAACCCCAGCCTCCTTGGCTGACTTGGCAGCAAAAACAGGGAACGTGCCGAGACTTTGTCTGGCTATTTATGGCTGCTTGTCGCGGCATGGGGTTAGCGACCCGCTTTGTCAGTGGTTATGAGGCGGGGGAGCCAAGTCAAGAGCAAACCCTTCATGCTTGGGCCGAAGTCTATTTACCAGGAGCAGGCTGGCGAGGCTACGATCCCACTATGGGTTTAGTCGTTTGTGATCGCCATGTGGCGGTGATGGTGAGTGCTTGGCCCCAGCAAACTCAACCCATCTCAGGCAGTCTGCGGGGCGGAAACAGTAGTCCTATCCCTACCTATAGGGTCTCTGTCCATAGCCAATGA
- a CDS encoding peptidase, giving the protein MTYCLGVITRYGLIMAADSRTNAGVDYVSTAQKLFDLSRPGERVILVCTAGNLSMTQSVLTLIRRDRKAGVQGNINELTTMYDVAHYFGEKTRQVLDQHQDWLQKDNISANCSFLVGGQIKGELPELYMVYSQGNFLRATRNSPFLQIGEIKYGKPILDRIINYDETSLDAAAKCTLLSLDSTMKSNISVGPPINMAMYEADTLKVGYRLKLERGDPYLLRLRKSWETSLRQAFKKLPDLAWHDNEDQDQDNHLVMTDILP; this is encoded by the coding sequence ATGACCTACTGTTTAGGCGTCATCACCCGCTATGGGCTGATTATGGCAGCTGATTCCCGCACCAATGCAGGGGTTGATTATGTTTCGACAGCCCAAAAATTATTTGATCTCTCTCGTCCTGGAGAGCGAGTGATACTCGTCTGTACTGCGGGAAATTTGTCTATGACCCAAAGTGTACTGACGTTAATTCGGCGCGATCGCAAAGCAGGAGTTCAGGGCAATATTAACGAACTCACCACCATGTACGACGTTGCCCATTACTTCGGTGAAAAAACGCGCCAAGTCCTCGATCAACACCAAGATTGGCTGCAAAAAGACAACATTAGTGCCAACTGTAGTTTTTTAGTGGGGGGCCAGATTAAAGGCGAATTGCCAGAACTCTATATGGTCTACAGCCAAGGCAATTTTCTGCGCGCTACACGCAACTCGCCTTTTTTACAAATTGGTGAAATCAAGTATGGGAAACCGATACTCGATCGCATCATTAATTATGACGAGACCTCCCTAGATGCCGCCGCTAAATGCACCCTGCTCTCCCTAGATTCGACGATGAAGTCCAATATTTCTGTAGGCCCCCCCATCAATATGGCCATGTATGAAGCCGATACCCTGAAAGTCGGATATCGGCTCAAATTGGAACGGGGTGACCCCTATTTATTGCGCTTACGGAAATCTTGGGAAACCTCTCTCCGGCAAGCCTTCAAGAAACTGCCAGACCTAGCTTGGCATGACAACGAAGACCAAGACCAAGATAATCATCTGGTGATGACGGATATCTTGCCTTAG
- a CDS encoding DUF2993 domain-containing protein: MAAGLGLEIEVETEEQLAPQRKGRLISQVLTPAIKLWLRSQLDHIDDLQLQIDSGNRELLSGSIPKVFLSAAQAVYQGIHLSRAQVIAENISTNFRQVLRGKAIRLLEPLSIQLDAALTSADLAASTDSELFQKAMKLGLVPLIEQQLSGVSDWPFPSWQPGATPEIQLSAVRMELSCDGRRPVGNHRIQIQAQVQHPITEKLQAIVLDTGLVLVNPHELRLEQPQGFYPPANQPIPLTHLHDFRFDLGTDVQLTILQITEAAILCQGTIKIMPVQAEESALD, encoded by the coding sequence TTGGCAGCAGGTCTAGGACTGGAGATCGAAGTGGAGACAGAAGAACAACTTGCCCCCCAACGGAAGGGTCGCCTGATTTCACAGGTTCTCACCCCAGCGATCAAATTGTGGTTGCGATCGCAACTTGATCACATCGATGATCTCCAACTTCAAATCGACAGCGGCAATCGTGAACTGCTATCAGGCTCAATCCCGAAAGTATTTCTATCAGCAGCCCAAGCCGTATATCAAGGCATTCACCTCAGCCGCGCCCAAGTCATTGCTGAAAATATCAGTACTAACTTCCGGCAGGTCCTACGAGGCAAAGCGATTCGGCTCTTAGAACCCCTATCCATTCAACTTGATGCGGCCCTGACCTCTGCAGATCTAGCGGCATCGACCGACTCGGAACTCTTCCAAAAAGCGATGAAGTTGGGGTTGGTGCCTCTGATTGAACAACAGCTGAGTGGGGTGTCTGACTGGCCCTTCCCTAGCTGGCAGCCTGGGGCTACACCCGAGATTCAATTATCAGCCGTGCGGATGGAACTGAGTTGCGATGGCCGAAGGCCGGTTGGAAACCATCGCATCCAGATACAGGCTCAAGTCCAACATCCCATAACCGAAAAACTGCAAGCTATTGTCTTGGACACAGGGTTAGTCCTCGTCAACCCCCATGAGTTGCGTCTAGAGCAGCCTCAGGGGTTCTATCCACCCGCCAATCAGCCCATTCCATTGACCCACCTGCATGACTTTAGGTTTGATCTAGGGACCGATGTCCAACTCACCATCCTGCAAATTACAGAAGCAGCCATTCTTTGTCAGGGGACAATTAAAATCATGCCTGTCCAAGCTGAAGAATCAGCCCTAGACTGA
- a CDS encoding alpha-E domain-containing protein: MLSRVADSIFWLNRYIERAENVARFLEVNLNLILDLPTRVQQQWQPLVATTGDKDFFEQHYGEANAENVIKFLTFDHQYPNSLISCLQKARENARSVREVISTEMWQHVNAFYLLVANTADDLALADLNQFLEEVRQASHLFAGIMDATISHNEGWHFGQMGRLLERADKTSRILDVKYFMLLPSLQHMGTPIDELGWIALLKSTSAYEMYRKRSNRHLITPAEVADFLILDPDFPRSIRFCAVQVERSLHLVSGSPLGSWCNPAERSIGRLRSELEFLTVEEIIEGGMHQFLDRLQQQMNQVDQEIFKTFLDRRPVHTHLQIQSQS; the protein is encoded by the coding sequence ATGCTTAGTCGTGTTGCCGATTCTATCTTTTGGCTCAATCGCTACATTGAGAGAGCCGAAAATGTTGCTCGTTTCCTAGAGGTCAATCTCAACTTAATTTTGGATCTGCCGACCCGGGTGCAGCAGCAGTGGCAGCCCCTAGTTGCCACCACCGGGGATAAAGATTTCTTTGAGCAGCACTATGGGGAAGCCAATGCTGAAAACGTCATTAAGTTCCTCACCTTTGACCATCAATATCCCAATTCCTTGATCTCTTGTTTACAAAAAGCCAGAGAAAATGCTCGATCGGTGCGAGAAGTGATCTCCACAGAAATGTGGCAGCATGTTAATGCCTTTTATTTGCTGGTGGCCAATACGGCAGACGATTTAGCTTTGGCCGATCTGAACCAATTTTTGGAAGAAGTAAGGCAGGCCAGCCACCTCTTTGCCGGGATTATGGACGCGACCATTTCCCATAATGAGGGCTGGCATTTTGGCCAAATGGGACGCTTATTAGAACGGGCAGATAAAACTTCCCGTATCCTGGATGTCAAATACTTTATGCTCTTGCCGTCCCTTCAGCATATGGGAACTCCGATTGATGAATTAGGCTGGATTGCCCTGTTAAAATCCACCAGTGCCTATGAAATGTATCGTAAACGCAGCAATCGGCACTTAATTACCCCCGCAGAGGTGGCAGATTTTCTGATCCTTGATCCAGATTTTCCCCGTTCTATTCGATTTTGTGCGGTTCAGGTCGAACGGTCTTTGCATTTAGTCTCCGGCAGTCCTTTAGGATCCTGGTGCAACCCTGCGGAACGGTCCATTGGCCGTTTGCGCTCCGAATTAGAGTTTCTAACGGTTGAAGAAATTATTGAGGGAGGAATGCATCAATTTTTGGATCGATTGCAACAGCAGATGAATCAAGTGGATCAGGAAATCTTTAAAACCTTTTTGGATCGCCGTCCTGTCCACACCCATCTACAAATTCAATCTCAGTCTTAA
- a CDS encoding M20 family metallopeptidase produces the protein MSTRIKQLAETLSPRLIEIRRHLHSYPELSGQEYQTSAYVAGILSSYGLHVREGVGKTGVIGELKGEGDDSRQLAIRTDMDALPIQEMTQLEFSSRKPGVMHACGHDIHTTIGLGTAMVLSAMQDQIPGKLRFLFQPAEEIAQGARWMVADGAMENVDAILSVHVFPSVPAGSVAVRYGALTAAADNLEITIMGEAGHGARPHEAVDAIWIAAQVITTLQQAISRTQNPLRPVVLTIGQMKGGRAPNVIADQVQMQGTVRSLHPETRAQLPQWIEDIVASVCRPYGARYHVDYQAGVPSVHNTASLTQLIETAAQDVCGSHNVRVLTEPSLGAEDFSLYLEHAPGAMFRLGVGKADQANPPLHHPQFEAQESAIVTGVMTMANAALNYWQQV, from the coding sequence ATGTCGACTCGAATCAAACAGCTTGCTGAAACACTCTCTCCTCGACTGATTGAGATTCGGCGTCATCTGCACAGTTACCCAGAGTTAAGTGGTCAGGAATATCAAACGTCTGCTTATGTCGCCGGCATTCTATCTTCCTATGGGTTGCATGTTCGGGAGGGAGTGGGCAAAACAGGGGTGATCGGTGAATTAAAAGGAGAAGGAGACGATTCTCGGCAGCTCGCCATTCGCACGGATATGGATGCCCTGCCCATCCAAGAAATGACTCAGCTAGAGTTTTCCTCTCGCAAGCCAGGGGTGATGCATGCCTGTGGCCATGATATTCACACCACCATTGGCTTGGGCACCGCCATGGTGTTGTCGGCTATGCAGGATCAGATTCCGGGCAAGCTCCGCTTTCTGTTCCAACCCGCAGAAGAAATTGCCCAAGGGGCTAGATGGATGGTGGCAGATGGGGCGATGGAAAACGTTGATGCGATTTTGTCAGTGCATGTATTTCCGAGTGTTCCGGCTGGATCGGTCGCAGTAAGATATGGGGCCCTAACAGCAGCAGCCGATAACTTAGAGATTACGATTATGGGAGAAGCGGGTCACGGAGCCCGCCCCCATGAAGCAGTGGATGCAATCTGGATTGCGGCCCAGGTGATCACAACCCTACAACAGGCCATTAGCCGCACCCAGAATCCTTTACGTCCGGTCGTATTAACCATTGGTCAAATGAAGGGAGGACGGGCTCCAAATGTGATTGCGGATCAGGTCCAAATGCAGGGAACAGTGAGATCCCTGCATCCAGAAACCCGAGCACAACTCCCCCAGTGGATTGAAGATATTGTCGCCAGCGTCTGCCGTCCCTACGGTGCCCGCTACCATGTGGATTATCAAGCGGGGGTGCCGTCAGTGCATAATACGGCTAGCTTGACCCAGTTAATCGAAACGGCCGCCCAAGACGTTTGCGGTAGCCACAATGTACGAGTCCTCACGGAGCCCTCTCTGGGGGCAGAAGATTTCTCCCTTTATTTGGAGCATGCCCCCGGCGCCATGTTCCGCCTAGGGGTGGGGAAGGCCGACCAGGCCAATCCCCCCCTCCATCACCCCCAGTTTGAAGCTCAAGAATCTGCTATTGTCACAGGGGTAATGACGATGGCCAATGCTGCTCTGAACTATTGGCAGCAGGTCTAG
- a CDS encoding bifunctional diguanylate cyclase/phosphodiesterase yields MNSHSMATHSPCLSPGTEALELDISQSALSDLGIAIISASGHFQQVNATFCKIINISVCELIGSHYQDISQLALFTEFGTQLQQLLQGDLEVFHFEATHQNAKAQKLPCLYTVTSVHGSNPEDKSFCLKLQYIHPDQDLQKATLYLRALAAETANDGIVIADATVPGFPVIFASPSFYQFTGYTPDEVIGNSCRFLQGPKTDANTVEGIRQALNNDQTFEGEILNYRKTGQPFWNLLRIKPLTNAQGEVHFLVGIQTDITQQKETEERLRQYETIFNSAGSYMALVDTCYAYLAANPQYTEKFHKATTDISGQHIADIHGQHFFQEIIKPDLDRCFAGEKVRRQHWFPSLDETRYFDIEYVPFRNQQEQIIGAAISSRDITVLKDTEEALRESQQRFHDFAAIGADLFWETDAELRFTYLSEQHCSLTGSPIEVWIGKSCLDFYAVFQPTAWDQLNQTLDLLEPFDVEIECQHLNGNARILRMIGRPVLSPQGVFCGYRGIGQDITEAHSLSQQLSHQATHDSLTGLVNRREFEHQLNQIIEQKQSSQIHHALCYLDLDQFKIVNDTVGHLAGDTLLKQVADLLQAHIRQTDILSRLGGDEFGLLLKNCSLDKARIVTENLISELSQFRFIWEGQLFKIGASIGIVPITADTDNLTLLFAKADVACYAAKDRGRNRVHIYYAQAQGVTEQHSELMQVATIRKALEESRFRLYYQPIVPLDTETKIPVCYEILLRLQDPDGKILLPGSFLPAAERYGLMLEIDKWVIENVLVKYGAYFQSQENTRISINLSGSSLNDDALLDFVQKQLHKTQLEPHKICFEITETVAISNFKQAIQFIEKMKEFGCHFALDDFGSGFSSFSYLKRFPIDYLKIDGSLVRDMVEDTTHQVMVSAINQICRAMQIKTIAEFVENGDTIVALEKIGVDYLQGYAMGKPQPLPTK; encoded by the coding sequence ATGAATTCCCACAGCATGGCTACTCACTCACCTTGTTTATCCCCAGGAACTGAGGCCTTGGAATTAGACATATCACAATCTGCATTGAGTGATTTAGGTATTGCCATCATTTCTGCCAGTGGACATTTTCAGCAAGTCAATGCCACCTTCTGTAAAATTATCAATATTTCTGTCTGTGAATTGATTGGCAGCCATTACCAAGATATTTCCCAACTTGCACTGTTCACAGAGTTTGGCACCCAATTACAGCAGTTACTTCAAGGTGATCTGGAAGTCTTTCATTTTGAAGCTACCCATCAAAATGCTAAGGCTCAAAAGTTACCTTGCTTATATACAGTAACGTCCGTGCATGGCAGCAATCCAGAAGACAAAAGTTTTTGTCTTAAGCTCCAATACATCCATCCTGACCAGGACTTGCAAAAGGCAACACTATATCTGAGAGCCTTAGCTGCAGAAACAGCCAATGATGGCATTGTCATTGCAGACGCCACTGTTCCTGGATTTCCCGTGATTTTTGCGAGCCCTAGTTTCTATCAGTTCACCGGATACACGCCCGATGAAGTGATTGGAAATAGCTGTCGTTTTCTCCAAGGTCCTAAAACAGATGCCAATACAGTCGAGGGGATTCGCCAGGCCCTCAACAATGATCAGACCTTCGAAGGGGAAATTCTTAACTACCGAAAAACGGGGCAACCTTTTTGGAATTTATTACGGATCAAACCCCTAACGAATGCTCAAGGTGAGGTGCATTTTTTAGTCGGAATTCAGACGGATATTACCCAACAAAAAGAAACTGAGGAACGGCTCCGCCAATACGAAACTATTTTTAACTCTGCTGGTAGTTATATGGCACTAGTCGATACCTGCTATGCATACTTGGCCGCGAACCCCCAGTACACTGAAAAATTTCATAAGGCGACAACGGATATATCTGGCCAGCACATTGCAGATATTCATGGCCAGCACTTCTTCCAAGAAATTATTAAGCCAGATCTAGATCGATGTTTTGCTGGGGAAAAAGTTCGACGGCAGCATTGGTTTCCCTCTCTTGATGAAACACGGTATTTCGATATTGAATATGTTCCGTTTCGCAATCAACAAGAACAAATTATTGGTGCGGCAATTTCTTCTCGCGATATCACCGTCCTTAAAGATACAGAAGAAGCCCTGCGTGAAAGCCAACAGCGGTTCCATGACTTTGCTGCTATTGGAGCAGACTTGTTTTGGGAAACGGATGCAGAATTAAGATTTACCTATTTATCAGAGCAGCATTGTTCTTTGACGGGATCTCCCATCGAAGTGTGGATCGGGAAATCTTGCTTGGATTTCTATGCTGTGTTTCAACCCACGGCCTGGGATCAGCTTAACCAAACTCTAGATTTATTAGAGCCTTTCGATGTTGAAATAGAGTGTCAGCATCTGAATGGGAATGCTCGAATTCTGAGAATGATTGGCAGACCTGTCTTGAGCCCTCAAGGTGTCTTCTGTGGTTATCGAGGGATTGGTCAGGATATTACAGAAGCGCATTCATTATCACAACAGTTATCGCACCAGGCTACCCATGATTCTCTGACTGGGCTGGTTAATCGTCGAGAGTTTGAGCATCAGCTCAATCAGATTATCGAGCAGAAACAGTCTAGTCAAATTCACCATGCGCTTTGTTATCTAGACTTAGATCAGTTCAAGATTGTCAATGATACCGTGGGCCACCTGGCAGGGGATACTCTCTTAAAGCAGGTCGCGGATTTGTTGCAGGCTCATATTCGTCAGACCGATATTCTTAGCCGTTTGGGGGGAGATGAATTTGGCTTATTGCTGAAGAACTGCTCCTTAGACAAAGCTCGAATTGTCACAGAAAACCTCATCTCTGAACTCTCTCAATTTCGCTTTATCTGGGAAGGCCAACTCTTTAAGATTGGTGCCAGTATTGGGATCGTGCCGATTACTGCAGATACCGACAATCTAACCCTGCTATTCGCAAAAGCGGATGTTGCTTGCTACGCAGCTAAAGATCGGGGTCGTAATCGTGTTCATATTTACTATGCTCAGGCCCAAGGGGTAACGGAACAACACAGCGAATTGATGCAGGTGGCGACTATTCGTAAAGCTTTAGAAGAAAGCCGATTTCGCCTCTATTATCAGCCCATTGTTCCTCTAGATACAGAGACTAAGATTCCAGTTTGTTATGAAATCTTGCTCCGCTTGCAAGATCCAGACGGCAAAATTCTTCTGCCAGGCAGTTTTCTCCCTGCTGCGGAACGATATGGGTTGATGTTAGAGATTGATAAATGGGTGATCGAAAATGTTTTGGTCAAGTATGGCGCTTACTTTCAGAGCCAGGAGAATACTCGCATTTCTATCAATCTGTCGGGTAGCTCTCTCAACGATGACGCTTTGCTGGATTTTGTCCAAAAGCAACTGCATAAAACTCAGCTTGAACCCCACAAGATTTGCTTTGAAATCACAGAAACTGTAGCAATTAGCAACTTTAAGCAAGCGATTCAATTTATCGAGAAAATGAAAGAGTTTGGCTGTCACTTTGCGCTGGATGATTTTGGTAGTGGATTCTCATCCTTTTCCTATCTCAAACGTTTTCCCATTGATTATTTAAAAATTGATGGCAGCTTAGTGAGAGATATGGTGGAAGATACAACCCATCAAGTGATGGTGTCAGCCATTAATCAGATTTGTCGAGCGATGCAAATCAAGACTATCGCTGAGTTTGTAGAGAATGGAGACACAATTGTTGCGCTTGAAAAAATCGGTGTTGACTATCTACAAGGGTATGCCATGGGTAAACCCCAGCCCCTGCCCACAAAATAA